A portion of the Natronococcus sp. AD-5 genome contains these proteins:
- a CDS encoding IclR family transcriptional regulator: protein MGSDSKHRPVETVDTAFEIIDALKRRDGAGITEIADELGLAKSTVHRHVKTLEARGLLLRDANGYRISTWFLDYGIHVRDRHPLFDVVKPKVDELAAETDEKVWCVIEEHGMGVHIYGAEGRHSVKTHARIGKRTPLHQFAAGKAILAHLPAERVDEILTEHGLAAKTSRTITDRDELDAQLETIRDRGYAFNREESVRGVHAVGAPIRGESGTAIGAISVAGPANRLRDTSLTEELPTLLLGATNEVEINLAHS, encoded by the coding sequence ATGGGAAGCGACTCGAAACACAGGCCGGTCGAAACCGTCGACACGGCCTTCGAGATCATCGACGCGCTCAAACGCCGGGACGGGGCCGGGATCACCGAAATCGCCGACGAGCTCGGACTCGCGAAGAGCACCGTTCACCGACACGTGAAGACGCTCGAGGCCCGCGGACTCCTCCTGCGGGACGCGAACGGCTATCGCATCAGCACGTGGTTTCTGGATTACGGGATTCACGTGCGCGACCGCCATCCGCTGTTCGACGTCGTCAAGCCCAAGGTGGATGAACTCGCCGCCGAAACCGACGAGAAGGTCTGGTGCGTCATCGAGGAGCACGGGATGGGCGTCCACATCTACGGCGCCGAGGGCCGCCACTCCGTGAAAACGCACGCCCGAATCGGAAAGCGAACGCCCCTCCACCAGTTCGCCGCGGGCAAGGCCATCCTCGCCCACCTCCCGGCGGAGCGGGTCGACGAGATTCTGACCGAGCACGGGCTCGCCGCGAAGACGTCCCGGACGATCACCGACCGCGACGAACTGGACGCGCAACTCGAGACGATCCGCGACAGGGGGTACGCGTTCAACCGCGAGGAGTCGGTTCGCGGCGTTCACGCCGTCGGCGCGCCGATCAGAGGCGAATCGGGGACTGCGATCGGGGCGATCAGCGTCGCGGGACCGGCCAACCGATTGCGCGATACGTCGCTCACGGAGGAGCTCCCGACGCTTCTGTTGGGCGCGACGAACGAAGTGGAGATCAACCTCGCCCACTCGTAA
- a CDS encoding sodium:solute symporter family transporter, translating into MTLLSTLVPLQTWGEDLGVEYYSSKALALFVLFSLLMVAIGVLAGRYQTDREEYFVAGRRGGVFVVALAMFASIQSGWGMVGVTGTGFAVGLEYMIIVAVGTPFGFVLSYWLLGRKMRMLGDLRNAITVPDAMYYRFEDERVRLLGATSVLLGCMGYLAAQYAALGIVGALVLPVSFFEALLIGLVVVGFYTVVGGMLASIWSDAIQGVLMVLGAVLTAYFVIANYPGGTDAMIATISTEQPAFFDFTLLGMDGIGAIGFLLSVVVIQLTVAGQPHATTKFYMIRDVSLLRWGAFITAFAYMLTALYWVTAPFVRAAILEGHVADPGNPDAALPLALLEFAPDVVIGFVLVAVIAAIMSTSNAFLNMGASAVVHDYFLEHRGEEISDEQEVRYSRLTTLAILVVAGVIAATFPGLIFVLGAAGWAVFASVLFPCVAVAYNWRGATTEGALWGSAVGLSLTLVMAYGVEYLGFSLPMGILGGQLAMVIGYVVFVAVSLVTSTNTYEDLDSDIQEVMDLGRVRGGTVSSPTIATDGGVDDSSENE; encoded by the coding sequence ATGACGCTCCTATCGACGCTCGTCCCGCTTCAAACGTGGGGTGAAGACCTCGGCGTCGAGTACTATTCGTCGAAGGCACTCGCGTTGTTCGTACTCTTTTCGCTGCTGATGGTCGCGATCGGGGTGCTGGCCGGGCGATACCAGACTGATCGAGAGGAGTATTTCGTCGCGGGCCGACGGGGCGGCGTCTTCGTCGTCGCGCTGGCCATGTTCGCGTCGATACAGAGCGGCTGGGGGATGGTCGGCGTGACGGGAACCGGCTTCGCGGTCGGACTGGAATACATGATCATCGTCGCCGTCGGTACGCCGTTCGGATTCGTCCTCTCGTACTGGTTGCTCGGCCGGAAGATGCGAATGCTGGGCGACCTTCGCAACGCCATTACGGTTCCCGACGCGATGTACTACCGGTTCGAGGACGAACGAGTGCGCCTGCTCGGTGCGACGTCGGTCTTGCTCGGTTGTATGGGCTATCTGGCCGCACAGTACGCGGCCCTCGGCATCGTCGGCGCGCTGGTCCTCCCCGTGAGTTTCTTCGAAGCGCTCCTGATCGGACTCGTCGTCGTCGGCTTTTACACCGTCGTCGGCGGGATGCTCGCCTCGATCTGGTCCGACGCGATACAGGGTGTGTTGATGGTCCTCGGAGCCGTCCTGACCGCGTACTTCGTTATTGCGAACTATCCCGGCGGAACGGACGCGATGATCGCGACGATCTCCACCGAACAGCCCGCATTCTTCGACTTCACGCTGCTTGGCATGGACGGAATCGGTGCGATCGGATTCCTCCTGTCCGTCGTCGTTATTCAACTCACGGTCGCCGGACAGCCGCACGCGACAACCAAGTTCTACATGATCAGGGACGTGTCGCTGCTCCGATGGGGCGCCTTCATCACGGCGTTCGCGTACATGCTGACGGCGTTGTACTGGGTCACTGCACCGTTCGTCCGTGCGGCGATCCTCGAGGGACACGTCGCCGACCCCGGGAACCCGGACGCGGCTCTTCCGCTCGCCCTGCTCGAGTTCGCCCCGGACGTCGTCATCGGGTTCGTCTTGGTCGCGGTCATTGCGGCCATCATGTCGACGAGCAACGCGTTCCTCAACATGGGCGCCTCCGCGGTCGTCCACGATTACTTCCTCGAACACCGTGGCGAAGAGATCTCCGACGAACAGGAGGTCCGATACAGCCGGCTGACCACGCTCGCGATCCTCGTCGTCGCCGGAGTCATCGCCGCGACGTTCCCCGGCCTCATCTTCGTGCTCGGCGCGGCCGGCTGGGCGGTCTTCGCGTCGGTCCTGTTTCCGTGCGTCGCGGTCGCCTACAACTGGCGAGGTGCGACTACGGAGGGCGCACTCTGGGGCAGCGCCGTCGGGCTCAGCCTTACGCTCGTGATGGCGTACGGCGTCGAGTACCTCGGCTTCAGCCTCCCGATGGGAATCCTCGGCGGCCAGCTCGCGATGGTGATCGGCTACGTCGTCTTCGTCGCAGTGTCGCTCGTCACGTCGACGAACACCTACGAGGATCTCGACTCGGACATCCAAGAGGTCATGGATCTCGGCCGAGTTCGCGGCGGGACGGTCTCTTCGCCCACGATCGCAACCGACGGCGGCGTCGACGACTCGAGCGAGAACGAGTAA
- a CDS encoding oxidoreductase: MPDHEAVLDDEEPNAYEFRRLFDPASIGDVDLRNRLMMTGHTTNYAGGREIDQQLIDYYVERAEGGIGLIVMAYLANHPTAQTGSAIVGWDEEMIPKLRRLTDAVHEAGVPIFCQNLHYGRQMTSLLTERPLLSASDVPGPVNREMPREMTHDEIDEIVESYARTAEIIERGGFDGVEIHSGYGGYFLSQFISPYSNDRDDEYGGNLENRLRIVFETLDAVRDRVGDDYAVGFQVNATDAAPGGMDVEEYSEVARRLAATGQVDYLVVKAGTYQKQDYIVPDMQHEQELLAPLAKDVRDAVRAENPDVTVATTGRITDPRAADRVLREGCADVVSMTRGHIADPAIAEKAKDGRLDELIECMGCNQGCIERVYDGAECRCVLNPATGFEAERGRGTLEPADPVRDVLVVGGGPAGMKAAEVAARRGHDVTLCEADETLGGQVRFAKELEGRREFEKPILWLREATEREGVEARTGVEVTPALVEEIDPDAVVLATGSSQPAFPRGYRGHGVTVDDVPGWTDARVLSSTAVLTSSVETELDYRDPGERVLVLDDGEHHWKGVGTAKHLANEGRDVHFAMVGGDPGGSLTGPTTAKLQRELFGLENPVSLHTFTMPERVEWPDVTLREAGRAVTIADLDSVVLAGFHRADDGMRTRLESAGYDVSVVGDALAPRTIMEAIHEGEGAAREL, from the coding sequence ATGCCCGACCACGAGGCGGTACTCGACGACGAGGAGCCGAACGCGTACGAATTTCGGCGGCTGTTCGACCCGGCGTCGATCGGCGACGTCGATCTTCGCAACCGGCTGATGATGACCGGACACACCACGAATTATGCCGGCGGACGAGAGATCGATCAGCAGCTAATCGATTACTACGTCGAGCGCGCGGAAGGCGGCATCGGGCTGATCGTGATGGCCTACCTCGCGAACCATCCGACGGCACAGACGGGGAGCGCGATCGTCGGCTGGGACGAAGAGATGATCCCGAAACTCCGGCGGTTGACCGACGCCGTTCACGAGGCGGGCGTCCCGATCTTCTGTCAGAACCTCCATTACGGGCGTCAGATGACCAGCCTCCTTACGGAGCGACCGTTGCTGTCGGCGAGCGACGTTCCCGGGCCGGTCAACCGAGAAATGCCGCGCGAGATGACCCACGACGAGATCGACGAAATCGTCGAGTCGTACGCCAGGACCGCTGAGATCATCGAACGTGGCGGATTCGACGGGGTCGAGATCCATTCGGGTTACGGCGGCTATTTCCTCTCGCAGTTCATCTCGCCGTACTCGAACGACCGGGACGACGAGTACGGCGGCAACCTGGAGAACCGGCTCCGCATCGTCTTCGAAACGCTGGACGCCGTCCGGGACCGCGTCGGCGACGACTACGCGGTCGGATTTCAGGTCAACGCCACGGATGCGGCGCCGGGCGGGATGGACGTCGAGGAGTACAGCGAGGTCGCGCGGCGACTCGCCGCGACGGGACAGGTCGACTACCTCGTCGTCAAGGCCGGCACCTACCAGAAACAGGACTACATCGTCCCGGACATGCAACACGAACAGGAACTGCTCGCGCCGCTCGCAAAGGACGTCAGAGATGCGGTAAGAGCGGAGAACCCCGACGTTACGGTCGCGACGACGGGCCGAATCACGGATCCGCGAGCCGCCGACCGCGTGCTCCGGGAGGGGTGCGCCGACGTCGTTTCGATGACTCGCGGTCACATCGCCGATCCCGCGATCGCGGAGAAAGCGAAGGACGGCAGACTCGACGAACTGATCGAGTGCATGGGGTGCAATCAGGGCTGTATCGAACGGGTTTACGACGGTGCGGAGTGTCGGTGCGTGCTCAATCCCGCGACCGGATTCGAGGCCGAGCGCGGCCGCGGGACGCTCGAGCCGGCGGACCCAGTCCGAGACGTACTCGTCGTCGGTGGCGGCCCTGCTGGAATGAAAGCGGCCGAGGTCGCGGCCAGGCGAGGCCACGACGTTACCCTCTGCGAGGCCGACGAAACGCTCGGCGGGCAAGTTCGATTCGCGAAGGAACTCGAGGGCCGACGGGAGTTCGAGAAGCCGATCCTGTGGCTCCGGGAGGCGACGGAGCGCGAGGGAGTCGAGGCTCGAACCGGCGTCGAGGTGACGCCCGCGCTCGTCGAAGAGATCGATCCCGACGCGGTCGTGCTCGCGACGGGATCGAGCCAGCCCGCGTTTCCGCGCGGCTACCGCGGTCACGGCGTCACGGTCGACGACGTACCGGGGTGGACGGACGCCCGCGTGCTGTCGAGCACGGCGGTTCTCACCTCGAGCGTCGAGACCGAACTCGACTACCGCGATCCGGGGGAGCGCGTACTCGTCCTCGACGACGGCGAACATCACTGGAAGGGCGTCGGCACCGCAAAGCACCTCGCGAACGAGGGTCGGGACGTCCACTTCGCGATGGTCGGCGGCGATCCCGGCGGATCGCTCACCGGACCGACGACGGCGAAGCTCCAGCGCGAACTGTTCGGACTCGAGAACCCCGTTTCGCTGCACACGTTCACGATGCCAGAGCGGGTCGAGTGGCCCGACGTGACGCTGCGCGAGGCCGGCCGGGCGGTGACGATAGCCGACCTCGATAGCGTCGTGCTCGCCGGGTTTCACCGCGCCGACGACGGAATGCGAACGCGGCTCGAGTCGGCGGGCTACGACGTCTCGGTCGTCGGCGACGCGCTGGCTCCGCGGACGATCATGGAGGCGATCCACGAGGGCGAGGGCGCGGCCCGGGAGCTGTAA
- a CDS encoding VOC family protein: MTEMPAIRVDHVGIAVESIDGAEELLFALGCEKIHEERSEYGEFTWAAYALGDASRLELIAPEAGSDSFLTDFLERNGPGLHHVTFEVADLEAAVGALEARGVPVVDRLECEHWKEAFVPPSNPTGALFQLMEYEDGYAETRTAGSRLFVHGDPL, translated from the coding sequence ATGACCGAGATGCCAGCGATCCGCGTCGATCACGTGGGGATCGCCGTCGAGTCGATCGACGGAGCTGAGGAACTGCTGTTCGCGCTCGGGTGCGAGAAGATCCACGAGGAGCGAAGCGAGTACGGCGAGTTTACCTGGGCCGCCTACGCCCTGGGCGACGCGTCTCGACTCGAGCTCATCGCACCGGAAGCCGGCTCCGACTCGTTCCTCACCGACTTCCTCGAGCGAAACGGTCCCGGCCTTCACCACGTCACGTTCGAGGTCGCCGACCTCGAGGCGGCCGTCGGCGCGCTGGAGGCGCGGGGCGTCCCCGTCGTCGATCGACTCGAGTGCGAGCACTGGAAGGAGGCGTTCGTCCCGCCGAGTAACCCGACCGGCGCGTTGTTCCAGCTGATGGAGTACGAGGACGGGTACGCCGAGACGCGCACGGCGGGAAGTCGGCTGTTCGTACACGGCGATCCGCTCTGA
- a CDS encoding EthD family reductase encodes MTKLVQVLVRRDEYSHEAFVDWWRGDHAELASELPGLKRYSTSVPTNPDYVDYDGVLALTFESAAALDEAFESEIGQEVQADAADYVDFDAGSRMIVEETVHVDEG; translated from the coding sequence ATGACAAAACTGGTCCAGGTTCTCGTCCGGCGGGACGAGTACAGCCACGAAGCGTTCGTCGACTGGTGGCGGGGTGACCACGCCGAACTCGCGAGCGAGCTGCCGGGACTGAAGCGGTACAGCACGTCCGTGCCGACGAACCCCGACTACGTCGACTACGACGGCGTCCTCGCGCTCACTTTCGAGAGCGCAGCGGCGCTCGACGAGGCCTTCGAGTCCGAGATCGGCCAGGAGGTCCAGGCCGACGCCGCCGACTACGTCGACTTCGACGCCGGATCGCGGATGATCGTCGAGGAGACGGTTCACGTCGACGAGGGATGA
- a CDS encoding thiamine pyrophosphate-binding protein has product MTSTAAALVDTLEELGVEYVFGYPGGRVIELLEHIPESEVDLVRPRDEREASVMAEVHGRLTGTPGVLAGQGPWIGSLGLIGQMEARLSSSPMVVLTEASERGEYSTLAPYQQARGDYGGFSLPSILDGVTKEWWFPRTPIETLRSTQLAFKHAVADRPGPTAVILDGDAITADVPADPTPPAWDAREQARTWDAAPTASDVAAAVDALEAANRPVIIAGNGVHAAQAYDELAAVADAYDCVVVASYLGKSTYPETEDRAAGVVGSFGHEGANRLVSEADTLLVVGCRLNPMDTNWQAPDFIRPDEQMIVHADVDTRNAGWVYPADVGLIGDAKASLEALAEAGGAENGWAPERAADARDWFTAPECEDDSAPIKPQRAAKEIQAVVDDETIVTADSGNNRFWLLYYLQTPAVRTYFGSGGVGGMGWANPAAVSAALTTGKDVIAVAGDGGFAMTMNSVETAVEYGVAPTFVVLNDTSLGMVRQMQGEREIAGVEFHDTDFVKAAEAFGAVGTRVTAPDEFADALAEGKAADVPHVIDVRIDREEDMAETLASSFYESIGGLHE; this is encoded by the coding sequence ATGACGTCGACGGCCGCTGCACTCGTCGATACCCTCGAGGAACTCGGCGTCGAGTACGTCTTCGGGTATCCCGGCGGGCGCGTGATCGAGTTGCTCGAGCACATCCCGGAGTCGGAGGTGGACCTCGTTCGCCCGCGCGACGAACGCGAGGCGAGCGTCATGGCCGAGGTGCACGGTCGACTCACCGGCACCCCCGGGGTGCTCGCCGGCCAAGGGCCGTGGATCGGCAGCCTGGGGCTGATCGGCCAGATGGAGGCGCGCCTGTCGTCCTCGCCGATGGTCGTGCTCACTGAGGCATCCGAACGCGGCGAGTACTCGACGCTGGCGCCGTACCAGCAGGCGCGGGGCGACTACGGCGGGTTCAGCCTCCCGAGTATCCTGGACGGCGTGACCAAGGAGTGGTGGTTCCCGCGCACGCCGATCGAAACGCTACGGAGCACGCAGCTGGCGTTCAAACACGCCGTCGCGGACCGCCCCGGTCCGACAGCAGTCATCCTGGACGGCGACGCGATCACCGCCGACGTCCCCGCCGATCCGACGCCGCCCGCCTGGGACGCGCGCGAGCAGGCCCGTACCTGGGACGCCGCCCCGACCGCTTCGGACGTCGCGGCAGCGGTCGACGCGCTCGAGGCCGCCAACCGGCCGGTGATAATCGCGGGAAATGGGGTTCACGCCGCGCAGGCCTACGACGAACTCGCGGCGGTCGCCGACGCCTACGACTGCGTTGTCGTCGCCTCCTACCTGGGGAAGTCGACGTACCCCGAGACCGAGGACCGCGCGGCGGGCGTCGTCGGCTCGTTCGGCCACGAGGGGGCGAACCGGCTCGTCAGCGAGGCCGATACGCTGCTCGTCGTCGGCTGCCGGCTGAACCCGATGGACACCAACTGGCAGGCACCCGACTTCATCCGACCCGACGAGCAGATGATCGTCCACGCCGACGTCGATACCCGCAACGCCGGCTGGGTCTACCCCGCGGACGTGGGGCTGATCGGCGACGCGAAGGCGAGCCTCGAGGCGCTCGCCGAGGCCGGCGGTGCGGAGAACGGGTGGGCGCCCGAGCGCGCGGCCGACGCCCGTGACTGGTTCACCGCCCCCGAGTGCGAGGACGACTCGGCGCCGATCAAGCCACAGCGCGCGGCCAAGGAGATCCAGGCCGTCGTCGACGACGAGACCATCGTCACCGCCGACTCCGGGAACAACCGGTTCTGGCTGCTGTACTACCTCCAGACGCCGGCCGTCCGCACCTACTTCGGGAGCGGCGGCGTCGGCGGGATGGGGTGGGCGAACCCGGCGGCCGTCTCGGCGGCGCTGACGACGGGCAAGGACGTGATCGCGGTCGCCGGCGACGGCGGCTTTGCGATGACGATGAACAGCGTCGAGACGGCCGTGGAGTACGGCGTCGCTCCCACGTTCGTCGTGCTCAACGATACCAGCCTCGGGATGGTCCGCCAGATGCAGGGCGAGCGCGAGATCGCCGGCGTCGAGTTCCACGACACGGACTTCGTGAAGGCCGCCGAGGCGTTCGGCGCGGTCGGGACGCGGGTGACCGCACCCGACGAGTTTGCCGACGCGCTCGCGGAGGGCAAAGCGGCGGACGTCCCGCACGTCATCGACGTGCGAATCGACCGCGAGGAGGACATGGCCGAGACGCTCGCCTCCTCGTTCTACGAATCGATCGGAGGGCTCCACGAGTAA
- a CDS encoding NAD-dependent epimerase/dehydratase family protein: protein MNDDNATVLVTGGTGFIGSYVVQDLLEHGHDVVAYDLSTDAEILEKLGVADEVEVRRGDVSEPTDVIRTVKETGATRVIHLAALLTTTARENPRAAAEVNIMGTNNVFEAARTLDDQVERVAWASSAAAYAPPRNYDAEWVDEDELVYPDTLYGATKEYNEHQARVYHEDYGLDHVALRPTVAYGPYRETGGSAFLANIIEKPALGEPYSVEYGDQEIDWQHVEDIAQAFRKAAFTPSAALTQRVYNVRGVLATVREAAEAVESVMPDADIDVSDDGELPWTQNLDMTKAQEDLGYEPAYDLESGFRKYINVLREEEGFEPI, encoded by the coding sequence ATGAACGACGACAACGCGACGGTACTGGTAACCGGCGGAACCGGCTTCATCGGTTCCTACGTGGTACAGGATCTGCTCGAGCACGGCCACGACGTCGTGGCCTACGACCTCTCGACGGACGCGGAGATCCTCGAGAAGCTCGGCGTCGCCGACGAGGTCGAGGTGCGACGCGGCGACGTCTCCGAACCGACCGACGTGATCCGTACGGTCAAGGAGACCGGCGCGACGCGCGTTATTCACCTCGCCGCGCTGCTGACGACGACGGCGCGGGAGAACCCGCGCGCGGCGGCCGAGGTGAACATCATGGGGACGAACAACGTCTTCGAGGCGGCCCGGACGCTCGACGACCAGGTCGAGCGCGTCGCGTGGGCCTCCTCGGCGGCGGCGTATGCGCCACCCCGTAACTACGACGCGGAGTGGGTCGACGAGGACGAACTCGTCTATCCCGATACGCTGTACGGCGCGACCAAGGAGTACAACGAACACCAGGCGCGGGTCTACCACGAGGACTACGGGCTGGACCACGTCGCGCTCCGGCCGACGGTCGCCTACGGCCCGTACCGCGAGACCGGGGGCTCGGCCTTTCTCGCGAACATCATCGAAAAGCCCGCGCTCGGCGAGCCCTACAGCGTCGAGTACGGCGACCAGGAGATCGACTGGCAACACGTCGAGGACATCGCCCAGGCGTTCCGGAAGGCGGCCTTCACGCCGTCGGCGGCGCTGACCCAGCGCGTCTACAACGTCCGCGGCGTGCTGGCGACGGTTCGAGAGGCCGCCGAAGCCGTCGAGTCCGTGATGCCCGACGCCGACATCGACGTCTCCGACGACGGCGAACTCCCCTGGACGCAGAACTTGGACATGACGAAGGCCCAGGAGGACCTCGGCTACGAGCCCGCGTACGACCTCGAGTCCGGCTTCCGGAAGTACATCAACGTGCTGCGCGAGGAAGAGGGATTCGAACCGATCTGA
- a CDS encoding M24 family metallopeptidase produces the protein MTFYERDYMEGTLGTQAVDWEERINTQRLREERKEKALARLRETDLGAMLLVSDPNIRYVTGLAMTGGSGADHYTLLTENGDVVHWDTADHASNQRANCPWLHDVRYACPGLGNVPRASGSASARRFLLSTMAETVHEAMEEYGVADGKLGIDVGNRGLLEAFEDRGLEVDPGTARAVMEDARKVKTRDEVECLRQVAAICEAGFQTIKDAAKPGMRETELWGNAVRELWRHGAFVGGGYLTSGPNTWPKHQANTTDRAIRPGDLVYADFYNIGYLGYRSCYYRTFSVGEPTEEQRDAYETARDNLYDVLERIEPGATTDEIAQGFPDMEGEHADFYDADEHWQLTTNHWAHGLGLQLYEVPLIWRGLSPEHPIEIEEGMTMAVETQEPAGRQGVRVEEMVVVRENGVEILSQWPVEEITVIDH, from the coding sequence ATGACGTTCTACGAGCGCGACTACATGGAGGGGACGCTCGGCACGCAGGCCGTCGACTGGGAGGAGCGAATCAACACGCAGCGCCTGCGCGAAGAGCGCAAGGAGAAGGCCCTCGCCCGGCTTCGGGAGACCGACCTCGGCGCGATGTTGCTCGTCTCGGATCCGAACATCCGGTACGTGACGGGGCTGGCGATGACCGGCGGCAGCGGCGCGGATCACTACACGCTGCTCACGGAGAACGGCGACGTCGTCCACTGGGACACGGCCGACCACGCGAGCAACCAGCGGGCGAACTGTCCCTGGCTGCACGACGTCCGGTACGCCTGTCCCGGACTCGGCAACGTCCCTCGAGCCTCGGGCAGCGCGTCGGCGCGACGGTTCCTCCTCTCGACGATGGCCGAAACCGTTCACGAGGCCATGGAGGAGTACGGCGTCGCCGACGGGAAACTGGGAATCGACGTCGGCAATCGGGGGCTGCTCGAGGCGTTCGAGGACCGCGGCCTCGAGGTCGATCCCGGAACGGCGCGGGCGGTGATGGAGGACGCCCGGAAGGTCAAGACCCGGGACGAGGTCGAGTGCCTGCGGCAGGTCGCGGCGATCTGCGAGGCCGGCTTCCAGACGATCAAAGACGCGGCGAAACCCGGAATGCGTGAGACCGAACTCTGGGGTAACGCCGTCCGCGAGCTGTGGCGCCACGGCGCGTTCGTCGGCGGCGGCTACCTCACGTCGGGGCCGAACACGTGGCCGAAACACCAGGCCAACACCACCGATCGGGCGATCCGGCCCGGCGACCTCGTCTACGCCGACTTCTACAATATCGGCTACCTCGGCTACCGATCGTGCTATTACCGCACCTTCTCGGTAGGCGAACCGACCGAGGAACAGCGGGATGCCTACGAGACCGCTCGAGACAACCTCTACGACGTGCTCGAGCGCATCGAGCCGGGCGCGACGACCGACGAGATCGCGCAGGGCTTTCCGGACATGGAGGGCGAGCACGCCGATTTCTACGACGCCGACGAGCACTGGCAGCTGACGACGAACCACTGGGCCCACGGCCTGGGCCTCCAGCTGTACGAGGTGCCGCTGATCTGGCGCGGGCTCTCGCCGGAGCACCCGATCGAGATCGAGGAGGGAATGACGATGGCCGTCGAGACCCAGGAGCCCGCGGGTCGGCAGGGCGTCCGCGTCGAGGAGATGGTCGTCGTCCGCGAGAACGGCGTCGAGATCCTGAGCCAGTGGCCGGTCGAGGAGATCACGGTCATCGACCACTAG